The following proteins are encoded in a genomic region of Streptococcus equi subsp. equi:
- the ydfG gene encoding NADP-dependent L-serine/L-allo-threonine dehydrogenase has protein sequence MTKIALVTGASAGFGKAIAEQLIAQNIKVIGAARRIEKLRELEGIFGSERFYPLQMDVSEPTAIDKALAELPKEWQAIDILVNNAGLALGLDKAYEADVANWLTMINTNIIGLIYLTRQVLPQMVSSNNGMIINIGSTAGTIPYPGANVYGASKAFVKQFSLNLRADLAGTNIRVTNIEPGLCEGTEFSHVRFKGDHERVKALYAGAHAIQPRDIANTVSWIIDQPEHVNINRVEMMPVSQSYGSQPVSRHD, from the coding sequence ATGACAAAGATTGCATTAGTAACAGGCGCCTCTGCTGGCTTTGGTAAAGCCATTGCAGAGCAGTTAATAGCCCAAAACATCAAGGTGATCGGAGCAGCCCGCCGCATAGAAAAGCTAAGAGAGCTAGAAGGTATTTTTGGTTCTGAGAGGTTTTATCCGCTTCAAATGGACGTTTCAGAACCAACTGCCATTGATAAAGCACTTGCAGAATTACCTAAAGAATGGCAGGCCATTGATATTTTAGTTAATAATGCAGGACTAGCCTTAGGACTTGATAAGGCCTATGAGGCTGATGTCGCCAACTGGCTAACCATGATTAATACTAATATTATTGGGCTTATCTATTTAACACGTCAGGTATTACCGCAAATGGTAAGCAGCAACAATGGCATGATCATCAATATCGGCTCAACTGCTGGCACTATTCCCTATCCGGGAGCTAATGTTTATGGGGCTTCAAAAGCCTTTGTTAAGCAGTTTTCGCTTAATTTAAGGGCAGATTTAGCAGGAACAAATATCAGGGTGACCAATATTGAGCCTGGCCTTTGTGAGGGAACAGAGTTTTCTCATGTTCGCTTTAAGGGTGACCATGAGCGTGTTAAAGCACTTTATGCAGGTGCACATGCTATTCAGCCAAGGGATATCGCAAATACTGTCTCATGGATTATTGATCAGCCAGAGCATGTTAACATTAACCGCGTGGAAATGATGCCTGTCTCACAAAGCTATGGTTCTCAGCCTGTTAGCCGTCATGACTAA
- a CDS encoding Na+ driven multidrug efflux pump: MTKTIYTLALVDDKNNLQKTFFTTLSQEFSYLFHITIVRQLTTEQLKKAQAIFTFQNLEASLPVLYFNQADKEQGFTVSDHTFTDSQQTLRLAKYLMQFYQALAPHFLTYLPLQARIADHQGQIIFDNHRFNGNFFASDKHDVIEDWILTDLHKAATGSKLYLIPTASQDHIYMQQYQALYDDTKQFVGVYDMILDFKPMLQHYLEETGQAIVGWSDVTSGPSLSDHF, encoded by the coding sequence ATAATCTGCAAAAGACTTTTTTTACCACCTTATCACAAGAGTTTAGCTATCTGTTTCATATCACTATTGTCCGTCAGCTGACTACTGAGCAGCTCAAAAAGGCTCAGGCCATTTTTACCTTTCAGAACCTTGAAGCCTCACTACCTGTACTTTATTTTAATCAGGCAGACAAAGAGCAAGGATTTACCGTTAGTGATCATACCTTTACTGATAGTCAGCAAACTTTAAGACTTGCTAAATACCTCATGCAATTTTACCAAGCCTTAGCCCCACATTTTTTAACCTATCTTCCCCTTCAGGCTAGAATTGCTGATCATCAGGGGCAGATCATCTTTGATAATCATCGCTTTAATGGCAATTTTTTTGCTTCTGATAAGCATGATGTCATTGAGGATTGGATCTTGACTGATTTGCACAAGGCGGCAACTGGCAGTAAGCTGTATCTTATTCCGACTGCTTCACAGGATCATATTTATATGCAGCAATATCAAGCCTTGTACGATGATACCAAGCAATTTGTTGGGGTCTATGACATGATTTTGGACTTCAAGCCTATGCTGCAGCACTATTTGGAAGAAACAGGGCAGGCCATTGTTGGGTGGTCAGATGTCACATCTGGACCTTCTCTTTCGGATCATTTCTAA